GACAGCGCCGCAGTAAGGCCCGCGAGCGGTCGGTTCAACAGTGCGGATAGCAGTCAACGCGCTCGACTTGGGTGCTCCACTCACGCTGCCAGGTGGAAACGTCGCTGCCAGAATGTCCGCCCAGCCCAGGCCCGGTTCGATCTGTCCGGTCACGGTCGAAACCAGATGAGTGAGCGCCGGGTGTTCTTCCACCCTCAGTAGAGATGGAACCTCGACTGATCCGATCTGACTGACCCGACTGAGGTCGTTGCGGACGAGGTCCACGATCATCACGTTCTCAGCCTCATCTTTTGGCGACAAATCGGCAGGCGTGACGCCCGTGCCCTTGATCGGGCCAGAGTCCAGCTTCGAATCCCGACGGCGCAGGAAGAGCTCGGGCGAGGCACTCGCGACCGCAATGTCCTGGTCGGGCAAACGAACGCAACCAGCATAAGGCGCCGGATTTCCGCGGACCAGCAACGCAGCGAGCCCCATTACGTCCACAGCAGCGGGATCGGGCAGTTCGGCGGTCATCGTCCGGCAAACATTCACTTGGTAGACGTCGCCTGCGGCGATCATGGACCGAACTTGTTCGACGGCGGCTAGGTATTTGCCGCGGGTCATGCTGGAGCGGTATGCGGTCTGCGCCGGACCCGTCCAGTCAACGGCGACCTGGGCCGGTGAGCCAGCCTGCCAATGCGCAAACCGAGCACACGTCGCGTGGCCTTCAAAGTCGATGACGACCGCCCACCGACCGGAACTGTCGAGCGCTGAGATGTCCGATGTGACGTCTTTCAACCCGGTGCCGAGCGCACCTCCGAACCACGCGGCAGCGCTCGGCTTAACCATCAGCGCCTCCCAGTCCTTCGTGTACTCCCCTGGGCAGCATCCTCGCAGCCATCGGATAGAGTGTGCCCGCACCGAGCGCGGCGATCCCGAGCTGGGTGTATGCGGACGTAGCGCAGTTGGTAGCGCATCACCTTGCCAAGGTGAGGGTCGCGAGTTCGAATCTCGTCGTCCGCTCCATTTGTATCTCTTTGGTTGTATCCCTTGTCGAGCGCCAGCAGTGAGTCACTACGGTGGCAATTGCCGCCATTTGCCAGTTGCTGATTCGAAATGCCGATTCACCGCATTGGACTAACCCCGCACACCTCGGCCCGCGCAGATGCCGATGCATGCCGTAGCTGCGGTGAGGTCCGCGGCCGAGTGGGAGGCGACAGGATGTCCAGGCGCAGGCAGACCTGCTCGGCACCCTGCGGTGAGTCGGGTGCTAGCGCTGTGGAATACGCGTTGTTGATTGCCGGCGTGGCAATAGCCGTTTTCGCTGCCGTGTTCTTTCTCGGAAGCGCGCTTAGCCAGGATTTCACCAACGTCGGCAGCACCGTGAGTTCGGCAAACTGACGTCGTACAGCGACTCCCGACGCGTGTGTTGCCTCGCGGGCGCGGGTCTGCCACGCTTCGACTCAACCGCGTGGGTA
This sequence is a window from Candidatus Nanopelagicales bacterium. Protein-coding genes within it:
- a CDS encoding chorismate-binding protein, whose product is MVKPSAAAWFGGALGTGLKDVTSDISALDSSGRWAVVIDFEGHATCARFAHWQAGSPAQVAVDWTGPAQTAYRSSMTRGKYLAAVEQVRSMIAAGDVYQVNVCRTMTAELPDPAAVDVMGLAALLVRGNPAPYAGCVRLPDQDIAVASASPELFLRRRDSKLDSGPIKGTGVTPADLSPKDEAENVMIVDLVRNDLSRVSQIGSVEVPSLLRVEEHPALTHLVSTVTGQIEPGLGWADILAATFPPGSVSGAPKSSALTAIRTVEPTARGPYCGAVGWVDADTVTAELAVGIRTFWVDRANGSPQLHFGTGAGITWGSDPASEWRETELKASNLIAVASEQWKSGERQ
- a CDS encoding Flp family type IVb pilin, which codes for MSRRRQTCSAPCGESGASAVEYALLIAGVAIAVFAAVFFLGSALSQDFTNVGSTVSSAN